The Thermus brockianus genome window below encodes:
- a CDS encoding TldD/PmbA family protein, giving the protein MTLEEAKRYLLQRAKELGLEAELLFLEDRELSLRAREGQLEEIKEARQGGLGLRVLAQGRVGYAYTEDLSPEALDWALEEARENALLGGRSAHLPSGRALGEHDLLGEGLSAPLEAKKEAALALEGALRQDPRVRSVALAGYAEREIRLSLASTLGAEGSYRTGLAGLMASFVMAEGSSLKQGFDFTPSKEFHALDPGRTALDLREKTARLLHAKPLKTGRYRAYLEPKAMAALLGVLAQALSGKNALEGKSRLLGRLGERVASPLVTLLDDPTLPQGLASRPFDAEGTPARPVAPIEAGVFRTFLHNSETARALGQENTGHAYRGYRSALDVAPSNLYLKPLGNLALREGVLVTEFMGLHAGANPITLDFSLQALGLWVEEGRPQHAVENFAVSGNLLELLQGVEGLGAELAWYPMGSSAFGSPLVAVAELSFAGA; this is encoded by the coding sequence ATGACCCTAGAAGAGGCGAAGCGCTACCTCCTCCAGCGGGCCAAGGAACTGGGCCTCGAGGCGGAACTCCTTTTCCTGGAGGATAGGGAGCTTTCCCTCAGGGCCCGGGAAGGCCAGCTGGAGGAGATCAAGGAGGCGCGGCAAGGGGGCTTGGGCCTTAGGGTCCTGGCGCAAGGCCGGGTGGGCTACGCCTACACCGAGGACCTCTCCCCCGAGGCCCTGGACTGGGCCCTGGAGGAGGCCCGGGAAAACGCCCTCCTTGGGGGGAGGTCCGCCCACCTCCCCTCGGGGAGGGCCTTGGGGGAGCACGACCTCCTGGGAGAGGGGCTTTCCGCCCCCCTGGAGGCCAAAAAGGAGGCCGCCTTAGCCCTGGAAGGCGCCCTGCGCCAAGACCCCCGGGTCCGGAGCGTGGCCCTCGCCGGCTACGCCGAGCGGGAAATCCGGCTCTCCTTGGCCAGCACCCTGGGAGCGGAAGGAAGCTACCGCACGGGCCTCGCTGGCCTCATGGCGAGCTTCGTCATGGCCGAAGGGAGTAGCCTCAAGCAGGGCTTTGACTTCACCCCGAGCAAGGAGTTCCACGCCCTAGACCCCGGGCGCACCGCCTTGGACCTCCGGGAAAAGACGGCCCGCCTCCTCCACGCCAAACCCCTCAAGACAGGCCGCTACCGGGCCTACCTGGAACCCAAGGCCATGGCGGCCCTCCTGGGCGTCCTGGCCCAGGCCCTTTCCGGCAAGAACGCCCTGGAGGGGAAAAGCCGCCTCCTGGGGCGCCTAGGGGAAAGGGTGGCAAGCCCCCTCGTCACCCTCCTGGACGACCCCACCCTGCCCCAGGGCCTCGCCTCCCGCCCCTTTGACGCCGAGGGCACCCCGGCAAGGCCCGTGGCCCCGATTGAAGCGGGGGTCTTCCGGACCTTCCTCCACAACTCGGAAACGGCCCGGGCCCTGGGCCAGGAGAACACCGGCCACGCCTACCGGGGCTACCGCTCCGCCCTGGACGTGGCCCCGAGCAACCTGTACCTCAAGCCCTTGGGCAACCTGGCCCTAAGGGAGGGCGTCTTGGTCACGGAGTTCATGGGCCTCCACGCTGGGGCGAACCCCATTACCCTGGACTTCTCCCTCCAGGCCCTGGGGCTTTGGGTGGAGGAGGGCAGGCCCCAGCACGCCGTGGAGAACTTCGCCGTAAGCGGCAACCTCCTGGAGCTTTTGCAAGGGGTAGAGGGCTTGGGGGCGGAGCTGGCGTGGTACCCCATGGGGTCAAGCGCCTTCGGCAGCCCCCTGGTGGCCGTGGCCGAGCTTTCCTTCGCCGGGGCATGA
- a CDS encoding acyl-CoA dehydrogenase family protein — translation MLDFYALEDLLTPEEKEVQKAARRFLEKEALPHIRHWWEEGVFPTHLIPRFAELGFLGPTLPPEYGGAGVSSAAYGLIAYELERVDSGLRSFVSVQSSLVMYPIYAFGSEAQKREFLPKLARGELVGCFGLTEPDGGSDPYGNMKTKARRDGDTWVLTGTKMWITNGNLAHIAVIWAKDEEGRVLGFLVPTDTPGFQAREVKHKMSLRASVTSELILDGVRVPESLRLPKAEGLKAPLSCLTQARFGIAWGVLGALEMVYQEAVAFAQSRSTFGAPIAQKQLVQAKLADMLSWHTEGLLLAWRLARLKDEGKLTPAQVSLAKRQNVKKALEAARLARDILGGSGITLEYHAIRHMLNLETVYTYEGTHDVHTLVLGREATGLSAF, via the coding sequence ATGCTGGACTTCTACGCCTTGGAAGACCTCCTCACCCCCGAGGAGAAGGAGGTGCAAAAAGCCGCCCGCCGCTTCCTGGAAAAGGAAGCCCTGCCCCACATCCGCCACTGGTGGGAAGAGGGGGTCTTCCCCACCCACCTCATCCCCCGCTTCGCCGAGCTGGGCTTCCTAGGCCCCACCCTGCCCCCGGAGTACGGGGGGGCGGGGGTTTCCAGCGCCGCCTACGGCCTCATCGCCTACGAGCTGGAGCGGGTGGACTCGGGGCTGAGGAGCTTCGTGAGCGTGCAGAGCTCCTTGGTCATGTACCCCATCTACGCCTTCGGGAGCGAGGCGCAAAAGCGGGAGTTCCTGCCCAAGCTCGCCCGGGGGGAGCTGGTGGGGTGCTTCGGCCTCACCGAGCCCGACGGGGGCTCGGACCCCTACGGCAACATGAAGACCAAGGCCCGCCGGGATGGGGACACCTGGGTCCTCACCGGCACCAAGATGTGGATCACCAACGGCAACCTGGCCCACATCGCCGTGATCTGGGCCAAGGACGAGGAGGGGCGGGTTTTGGGCTTCCTCGTCCCCACGGACACCCCCGGGTTCCAGGCCCGGGAGGTGAAGCACAAGATGAGCCTAAGGGCCTCGGTGACCAGCGAGCTCATCCTGGACGGGGTGCGGGTGCCCGAGTCCCTGCGCCTGCCCAAGGCGGAAGGGCTCAAAGCCCCCCTTTCCTGCCTCACCCAAGCCCGCTTCGGCATCGCCTGGGGGGTCCTGGGGGCCTTGGAGATGGTCTACCAGGAGGCGGTGGCCTTCGCCCAAAGCCGCAGCACCTTCGGCGCCCCCATCGCCCAGAAGCAGCTGGTGCAGGCCAAGCTGGCGGACATGCTCTCCTGGCACACGGAGGGGCTCCTCTTGGCCTGGCGGCTCGCCCGGCTTAAGGACGAAGGAAAGCTCACCCCGGCCCAGGTCTCCCTGGCCAAGCGGCAGAACGTCAAGAAAGCGCTAGAGGCCGCGCGGCTCGCCCGGGACATCCTGGGAGGAAGCGGCATCACCCTGGAGTACCACGCCATCCGCCACATGCTGAACCTGGAGACCGTCTACACCTACGAGGGCACCCACGACGTCCACACCCTGGTCCTGGGCCGGGAGGCCACGGGGCTGAGCGCCTTCTAG
- a CDS encoding 2-hydroxyacid dehydrogenase, with amino-acid sequence MRVFVTRTLPGKALERLKERGLEVEVHEGLFLPREELLRKVEGVHGLIPTVEDRIDAEVMDRAGKSLKVIACYSVGVDHVDLEAAQRRGIRVTHTPDALTEATADLTLALLLAVARRVVEGVDLAREGQWRAWHPELLLGLDLEGLTLGLVGMGRIGQAVAKRALAFGMRVVYTSRTPKPLPYPFLPLEDLLATADIVSLHAPLTPETFRLLNRERLFAMKPGSLLINTARGALVDTEALVEALKGHLFGAGLDVTDPEPLPKGHPLYALKNAVITPHIGSAGRRTRERMAEVAVANLLAVLEGREPPNPVV; translated from the coding sequence ATGAGGGTCTTCGTCACCCGCACCCTACCCGGAAAGGCCCTGGAAAGGCTAAAGGAGCGGGGCCTCGAGGTGGAGGTCCACGAGGGGCTTTTCCTCCCCCGGGAGGAACTCTTAAGGAAGGTGGAGGGCGTGCACGGCCTCATCCCCACCGTGGAGGACCGCATAGACGCCGAGGTGATGGACCGGGCGGGGAAAAGCCTCAAGGTCATCGCCTGCTACAGCGTGGGGGTGGACCACGTGGACCTAGAGGCGGCCCAACGCAGGGGCATCCGGGTCACCCACACCCCGGACGCCCTCACCGAGGCCACCGCCGACCTCACCCTCGCCCTCCTCCTCGCCGTGGCCAGGCGGGTGGTGGAGGGGGTGGACCTGGCCCGGGAAGGACAGTGGCGGGCCTGGCACCCCGAGCTCCTCCTGGGCCTGGACCTAGAGGGCCTCACCCTGGGCCTCGTGGGCATGGGACGCATCGGCCAGGCGGTGGCCAAGAGGGCCCTGGCCTTCGGGATGCGGGTGGTCTACACGAGCCGCACCCCCAAGCCTCTCCCCTACCCCTTCCTCCCCCTGGAGGACCTCCTCGCCACCGCCGACATCGTCTCCCTCCACGCCCCCCTTACCCCGGAAACCTTCCGCCTCCTCAACCGGGAAAGGCTCTTCGCCATGAAGCCCGGGAGCCTTCTGATCAACACCGCCCGCGGGGCCCTGGTGGACACGGAAGCCCTGGTGGAGGCCCTAAAGGGCCACCTCTTCGGGGCGGGGCTGGACGTCACCGACCCCGAGCCCCTGCCCAAGGGCCACCCCCTTTACGCCCTCAAAAACGCCGTCATCACCCCCCACATCGGCTCGGCGGGGCGCCGCACCCGGGAGCGCATGGCCGAGGTGGCGGTGGCCAACCTGCTTGCGGTCCTGGAGGGCCGCGAGCCGCCAAACCCGGTAGTATGA
- a CDS encoding heavy-metal-associated domain-containing protein: MNRVLIGIRGEPTPEGMERILTALKALEGVAQAQATGPAQVLVEYDPQSLTVMDLIRTIREEGFLAGML; the protein is encoded by the coding sequence ATGAACCGCGTCCTCATCGGCATCCGGGGGGAACCCACCCCCGAGGGGATGGAAAGGATCCTCACGGCGCTCAAGGCCCTGGAAGGGGTGGCCCAGGCCCAGGCCACGGGCCCCGCCCAGGTCCTGGTGGAGTACGACCCCCAGTCCCTCACGGTCATGGACCTGATCCGCACCATCCGGGAAGAGGGGTTCCTGGCGGGTATGCTCTAA
- the tsaD gene encoding tRNA (adenosine(37)-N6)-threonylcarbamoyltransferase complex transferase subunit TsaD, whose product MWVLGIDTSCDDTGVGLVRDGQVVVNLVASQVRLHEAYGGVVPELASREHLKAIRPLTERALAEAGITAKDLDLVAATRGPGLIGALLVGYTFAKGLAWALGRPFYAIHHLEGHIAAAWPEGLSPPFLALVASGGHTHLYEVLGLGRYRLLGATRDDAAGEAFDKVARLLGLGFPGGPEIERLAQEAEEAVPFPVPLREQEGYDFSFSGLKTKALQLVEKGLPKPALAKGFQEAAILHLAEVVLRAARDTGHKVLLVAGGVAANQALQARFREAGLQVYFPPKGLSQDNGAMIALAAYRRFRQGFPPSSLSLGATAYWPLEEA is encoded by the coding sequence GTGTGGGTTTTGGGGATTGACACCTCCTGCGACGACACCGGGGTGGGCTTGGTGCGGGACGGCCAGGTGGTGGTGAACCTGGTGGCGAGCCAGGTGCGCCTCCACGAGGCCTACGGCGGGGTGGTGCCGGAGCTGGCGAGCCGCGAGCACCTCAAGGCCATCCGCCCCCTCACGGAAAGGGCCTTGGCCGAGGCGGGGATTACCGCTAAGGATCTAGACCTGGTGGCGGCCACCCGGGGCCCCGGGCTCATCGGGGCCCTCCTGGTGGGCTACACCTTCGCCAAGGGCTTGGCGTGGGCCTTGGGGCGGCCTTTCTACGCCATTCACCACCTCGAGGGCCACATCGCCGCCGCTTGGCCCGAGGGGCTTTCCCCTCCCTTCCTGGCCTTGGTGGCCTCGGGGGGCCACACCCACCTCTACGAGGTCTTGGGGCTTGGCCGCTACCGGCTCCTGGGGGCCACCCGGGACGACGCCGCCGGGGAGGCCTTTGACAAGGTGGCCCGGCTTTTGGGCCTCGGCTTCCCCGGGGGGCCGGAGATAGAGCGCCTGGCCCAGGAGGCGGAGGAGGCGGTGCCCTTCCCCGTGCCCCTTCGGGAGCAGGAGGGGTATGACTTTAGCTTCTCCGGCCTCAAGACCAAGGCGCTCCAGCTCGTGGAAAAGGGCCTTCCCAAGCCGGCCTTGGCCAAGGGCTTCCAGGAGGCGGCCATCCTGCATCTGGCGGAGGTGGTCCTGCGGGCGGCTCGGGACACGGGGCACAAGGTCCTCCTGGTGGCGGGGGGGGTGGCGGCGAACCAGGCCCTGCAGGCCCGCTTCCGGGAGGCGGGGCTTCAGGTCTACTTCCCCCCCAAGGGGCTTTCCCAGGACAACGGAGCCATGATCGCCCTCGCCGCCTACCGCCGCTTTAGGCAAGGCTTTCCCCCAAGCTCCCTTTCCTTGGGGGCCACCGCCTACTGGCCCTTGGAGGAAGCCTAA
- a CDS encoding DUF1999 family protein, producing MRFRPFSELDLEALNQVAGNRPLSLGAVRHFARTGHSFLAEEGETPLGFALAQAVWQGERATVLITRIEGQSQEALEGLLAAIVKSAYDAGVYEVALHLDPGRKDLEEALKAQGFAIGPLVLAVRVLGSRGARGETRGVLE from the coding sequence ATGCGCTTTCGCCCCTTCAGCGAGTTGGACCTCGAGGCCCTAAACCAGGTGGCGGGGAACCGCCCCCTAAGCCTGGGCGCCGTGCGCCACTTCGCCCGCACGGGCCACTCCTTCCTGGCCGAGGAAGGGGAAACGCCCTTGGGCTTCGCCCTGGCCCAGGCGGTGTGGCAAGGGGAAAGGGCCACCGTCCTCATCACCCGCATAGAAGGGCAGAGCCAAGAGGCCCTGGAAGGCCTCCTCGCCGCCATCGTGAAAAGCGCCTACGACGCCGGGGTCTACGAGGTGGCCCTTCACCTGGACCCCGGGAGGAAGGACCTGGAGGAGGCCCTGAAGGCCCAGGGCTTCGCCATCGGCCCCTTGGTCCTGGCGGTGCGGGTCCTGGGAAGCCGGGGGGCCAGGGGCGAAACCCGGGGCGTCTTAGAATGA
- the holA gene encoding DNA polymerase III subunit delta: MVIAFTGDPFLAKEALLEEARVWGLARFTDPTPEALAEALSPGLFSGAGALLDLREVGEGEWKALKPLLERTPENVPVLLLDPKPTPARAAFYRARERRDFPTPKGKDLLRHLENRAKRLGFRLPAGVAQYLAGLEADLEALERELEKLALLTPPLTLEKVERVVALKPPVTGFDLVRAVLEGDAKEAFRRLKALREEGEEPLRVLGALSWQFSLLARAHLLLKESPRPKEEDLQRLEAHPYAAKKALELARTLEEGLLKKALDTLIQAERRAKEGKDPWLALEGAVFALLQGALTGRSARG, encoded by the coding sequence ATGGTCATCGCCTTCACCGGGGACCCCTTTTTGGCCAAGGAGGCCCTCCTGGAGGAGGCCCGGGTCTGGGGGCTTGCCCGCTTCACCGACCCCACCCCGGAGGCCCTGGCGGAGGCCCTTTCCCCCGGGCTTTTCAGCGGGGCGGGGGCCCTTTTGGACCTGCGGGAGGTGGGCGAAGGGGAGTGGAAGGCCCTAAAGCCCCTCCTGGAGCGGACCCCGGAAAACGTCCCCGTCCTCCTCCTGGACCCCAAACCCACCCCCGCCCGGGCCGCCTTTTACCGCGCCCGGGAGCGGCGGGACTTCCCCACCCCCAAGGGCAAGGACCTCCTGCGCCACTTGGAAAACCGGGCGAAGCGGCTTGGGTTCAGGCTTCCCGCTGGGGTGGCCCAGTACCTGGCGGGCCTCGAGGCCGACCTGGAGGCCCTGGAAAGGGAACTGGAAAAACTCGCCCTCCTCACCCCACCCCTCACCCTGGAAAAGGTGGAACGGGTGGTGGCCCTCAAGCCCCCCGTCACGGGGTTTGACCTGGTGCGGGCGGTGCTGGAGGGCGACGCCAAGGAGGCCTTCCGCCGCCTGAAGGCCCTACGGGAAGAGGGGGAAGAACCCCTGAGGGTCCTGGGGGCGCTTTCCTGGCAGTTTTCCCTCCTCGCCCGGGCACACCTCCTCCTCAAGGAGAGCCCGCGGCCCAAGGAGGAGGACCTCCAGCGCCTCGAGGCCCACCCCTACGCCGCCAAGAAGGCCCTGGAACTGGCCCGGACCCTGGAGGAAGGGCTTCTCAAAAAGGCCCTGGACACCCTCATCCAGGCAGAACGGCGGGCCAAGGAGGGAAAAGACCCCTGGCTCGCCTTGGAGGGGGCGGTTTTCGCTCTCCTCCAGGGCGCCTTGACCGGCCGGTCAGCCAGAGGGTAA
- a CDS encoding vWA domain-containing protein, with translation MLWLFPILLLVYLLYRARRQRPQPWAGVWLWRRGKRRRFRPRLDLRLLLLLLAAALLVLALDDPPLGPTPMVLVVDASASMRAREGAKTRLDLAKERLLPLLERAPEAVLVRAGETPKAFGPAPGVALRDALLALEAEDRRADLEGAMALGRRLLKAPVVVATDGPPPPGAEGYLGVGSPQENLGLVAVDRGFLALGNSAQRPLTAEVELGGERLRAEVPARGYARLPDLPPTFAARLVGEDALALDDGAAFGLRRPGVDYPTLPALARLFALIGVSPGREVLVRIGVPEGAPETPTLFLAPRGGAPIPVLLTTPHPLLEGVALLGEALPPPPRPQGPWRALAEGEGGVGLLYVAEGGLYLPPLEALQDKPFFPLLVHNFLKPYREVRTGLLAPEETLLPTPEASFLPKTSGGGGRFFALLAALVLLLEALLFRRR, from the coding sequence GTGCTCTGGCTTTTTCCCATCCTCCTCCTTGTCTACCTCCTCTACCGGGCCAGGAGGCAAAGGCCCCAGCCCTGGGCGGGGGTGTGGCTTTGGCGGAGGGGGAAAAGGCGCCGCTTCCGGCCCCGGTTGGACCTTCGGCTCCTCCTCCTCCTCCTCGCCGCAGCCCTTTTGGTCCTGGCCCTGGACGACCCCCCCTTAGGCCCCACCCCCATGGTCCTCGTGGTGGACGCCTCCGCCAGCATGAGGGCCAGGGAAGGGGCCAAGACCCGGCTGGACCTCGCCAAGGAAAGGCTTCTTCCCCTTCTGGAAAGGGCGCCCGAGGCGGTGCTGGTGCGGGCGGGGGAAACGCCCAAAGCCTTCGGCCCCGCCCCGGGGGTGGCCCTGCGGGACGCCCTCTTGGCCCTGGAGGCGGAGGACCGCCGGGCGGACCTGGAGGGGGCCATGGCCCTGGGGAGGAGGCTCCTCAAGGCGCCCGTGGTGGTGGCCACGGACGGCCCCCCACCCCCGGGGGCGGAGGGGTACCTGGGGGTGGGAAGCCCCCAGGAAAACCTGGGCCTGGTGGCGGTGGACCGGGGGTTTTTGGCCCTGGGGAATAGCGCCCAAAGGCCCCTTACCGCCGAGGTGGAGCTTGGGGGAGAGCGCCTTCGGGCGGAGGTCCCCGCCCGGGGGTACGCCCGCCTCCCGGACCTCCCCCCCACCTTCGCCGCCCGGCTTGTGGGGGAAGACGCCCTGGCCCTGGACGACGGGGCGGCCTTTGGCCTGAGGCGGCCCGGGGTGGACTACCCTACGCTTCCCGCCCTGGCACGGCTTTTCGCCCTCATCGGGGTAAGCCCGGGGAGGGAGGTCCTGGTGCGGATTGGGGTACCCGAGGGTGCCCCCGAAACCCCCACCCTTTTCCTGGCCCCAAGGGGCGGCGCCCCCATTCCCGTCCTCCTCACCACCCCCCATCCCCTTTTGGAGGGGGTGGCTCTCCTGGGGGAGGCCCTGCCCCCGCCCCCAAGGCCCCAAGGCCCCTGGCGGGCCCTGGCGGAGGGGGAGGGCGGCGTGGGCCTCCTCTACGTCGCCGAGGGGGGGCTTTACCTTCCGCCCCTCGAGGCCCTTCAGGACAAGCCCTTCTTCCCCCTCTTGGTCCACAACTTCCTCAAGCCCTACCGGGAGGTGCGCACCGGCCTCCTCGCCCCTGAGGAGACCCTTCTTCCCACCCCGGAGGCGAGCTTCCTTCCCAAAACCTCGGGGGGCGGGGGAAGGTTTTTCGCCCTCCTCGCCGCCCTTGTCCTCCTCCTGGAGGCCCTCCTCTTCCGAAGGCGATAA
- a CDS encoding TldD/PmbA family protein: MLPPEAVEDLLRRALKGGADFAEVYAERSLRRRMRVRSGSLEEALSGLDYGAGIRLFFGTQVVYAYTNHLTKQGLREALETLLRARGALGQVDERGQGGLDFRKRAPQGLHAPQVPLSAKDKRYRLERLLEAEAGARIAPEIKEVEASLLEWEQEVLIANSEGTWAEERRVRTRLHVLAVAQDGAEVQTGVSAPGKSVGLELFDLYPPKAVGEKAARQALTNLRAKPAPAGTFPVVVGRGFGGVLFHEAVGHLLETTSVAKKASVLADRLGEAVASPAVTYIDDGTLAHAWGSSEVDDEGHPTERTVLIEKGVLKAYMVDRLGHLLTGYPLTGSGRRQDYTFAPTSRMRNTFIAPGEMEVEDLFQGIAFGLYAKEMGGGQVKPGSGEYNFAVQEGYIIRKGRIEEPVRGAMLVGKGPDTLKRVVAVAQDWENAPGMCGSLSGFVPVEVGQPHVLVSEMVVGGRA, translated from the coding sequence ATGCTACCCCCCGAAGCGGTGGAAGACCTGCTCCGGCGCGCCCTGAAGGGCGGGGCGGACTTCGCCGAGGTCTACGCCGAACGCTCCCTAAGGCGGCGCATGCGGGTGCGCTCGGGAAGCCTAGAGGAGGCCCTTTCGGGCCTGGACTATGGGGCCGGCATCCGGCTCTTCTTCGGCACCCAGGTGGTCTACGCCTACACCAACCACCTCACGAAACAAGGCCTCCGGGAAGCCCTGGAAACCCTCCTCCGGGCCAGGGGCGCCCTGGGCCAGGTGGACGAGCGGGGCCAAGGGGGTTTGGACTTCCGCAAGCGCGCCCCCCAGGGCCTCCACGCCCCCCAGGTACCCCTTTCCGCCAAGGACAAGCGCTACCGCCTGGAGCGCCTTTTGGAGGCGGAGGCGGGGGCCCGCATCGCCCCGGAGATCAAGGAGGTGGAGGCGAGCCTCCTGGAGTGGGAGCAGGAGGTCCTCATCGCCAACAGCGAGGGCACCTGGGCCGAGGAAAGGCGGGTGCGCACCCGCCTCCACGTCCTCGCCGTGGCCCAGGACGGGGCCGAGGTCCAGACCGGGGTGAGCGCCCCCGGGAAGAGCGTGGGCTTGGAGCTCTTTGACCTCTACCCCCCCAAGGCGGTGGGGGAGAAGGCGGCCCGCCAGGCCCTCACCAACCTCCGGGCCAAGCCCGCCCCCGCCGGCACCTTCCCCGTGGTGGTGGGCAGGGGCTTCGGCGGGGTCCTCTTCCACGAGGCGGTGGGCCACCTCCTGGAGACCACCAGCGTGGCCAAGAAGGCGAGCGTCCTGGCGGACCGGCTTGGGGAAGCGGTGGCGAGCCCCGCCGTCACCTACATAGACGACGGCACCCTGGCCCACGCCTGGGGCTCCAGCGAGGTGGACGACGAGGGCCACCCCACGGAGCGCACGGTGCTCATTGAAAAGGGGGTCCTGAAGGCCTACATGGTGGACCGGCTGGGCCACCTCCTCACCGGCTACCCCCTAACGGGCTCGGGCCGTCGCCAGGACTACACCTTCGCCCCCACCTCCCGCATGCGCAACACCTTCATCGCCCCCGGGGAGATGGAGGTGGAGGACCTCTTCCAGGGCATCGCCTTCGGCCTCTACGCCAAGGAGATGGGGGGTGGCCAGGTGAAGCCCGGCTCGGGCGAGTACAACTTCGCCGTGCAGGAGGGGTACATCATCCGCAAGGGCCGCATAGAGGAGCCGGTGCGGGGGGCTATGCTGGTGGGCAAGGGACCGGACACCCTCAAGCGGGTGGTGGCCGTGGCCCAGGACTGGGAAAACGCCCCCGGGATGTGCGGAAGCCTTTCCGGCTTCGTGCCGGTGGAGGTGGGCCAGCCCCACGTCCTGGTTTCGGAAATGGTGGTGGGAGGGCGGGCATGA